In Natronococcus sp. AD-5, the genomic window GTTGCAGTGGAACATCGGCAGCGTCCAGAGGTAGGCGTCGTCGTCGCGGATCTCCATGTGCTGGTTGAGCACCAGCGCGTGCCAGTGTTCGGTGCGGTGGGTCCGGACCACGCCCTTCGGGTCGCCCGTCGTTCCCGAGGTGTAGTTGATGCTGGCGTCGTCGTCCTCGCCGATCTCGGGCCGGTCGGGTTCGTCGGTCTGTTGACCCTCGAGGAACTCCTCGTAATCCGTCCAGTCGCCGTCGATCTCGTCGGCCCGGTAGCCGACGTACGTCTCGGCCGGGATCGACTCGCGAATTGCCTCGACCTTCTCGGCGTAGTCGTAGTCGGCGATCAGCGTGCTCGCCTCGCAGTCGCCGAGGATGTACTCGTACTCGCCGCTCGTCAGGCGGTAGTTCAGCGGGACGAACACCGCCCCGAGCTTGTTCGTCGCGTACAGCGCCTCGATGAAGTAGTGGGTGTTCGGCGCGAGCATGGCGACCCGGTCGCCCTGCTCGACCCCCCGCTCCGCGAGCGCGTGCGCGAGTCGGTTGACGCGCTCGTTCACCTCGGCGTAGGTGTACTCCGTGCCGTCGTGGGCGACGACTCCCGTCACGTCGTCGTAAAGGTCGACGGCCCGGTCGAGGAAGTCCGTGGTGAGCATTTCCTGTTTCATTGGTCCACGGTAACAGATACCGTCGGTACTACCTAATTTTTTACTATCGATTCACGGGTGCTCGAGGCGGTACGAGAGCGCGTCCCACGTCACTGCACCCCGTCGCCGTCGCCCCATATCGAGGGGTTTATACCGATGTGCGCAAAAGCAAGGAGTGCGTACGAGGGCTCGTAGATCAGCGGTAGATCACTCCCTTGGCATGGGAGAGGCCCCGGGTTCAAATCCCGGCGAGTCCATACGTAAAAAAGGGTTTCAGGGCCCCTAACGCTCGAATTCTGTTCCCTCGGGGTTTTTCGATGTCTCTCCGGCTACCAGTGCTTTCTCCGCGCTCGTTCTGGGTCATGTTTTTCTAAATGTCGGTGATGAAGTCGCGCCGCTGTTCCATCTTCTCGCGGTCTGTGCGTCGGTCGTAGTGGCGATCTAGGATATCAGACGAGACGTCGCACCGATCGCTGACGATCTCCTCGGGGACGTCCTCGCGTAGCTGATACGTGATCGAGCCGCGCCGGATCGCGTGCGGCGAGAGGCTACTCGGACACGTCGAGTAGTGGCCGTACATCCGAGCCTCGCAGTCCTCCGGGTCGCGATCGTGGGGACACTCGTGGTAGAGGCACGGCTGCGTAAGCCGATACACTTCCGATCGGACCTGCCCCGAACTCAATCGGCCTCGATCGCTGGTCACGAGCGGCTCACGGCCGTGCTCGTCAACGACGTCGTGCCGGTGGAAGCGAATGTACTCGTCGACGATGTCGCAGTAGTAGTCGTCGAGCGCCAGCGGTCGCTCCGCCGGCCCCTGATTCTTCAGCGGTGTATCGGTGTCTGGTCGATGACGAAGCCAGACACACTGCTCGTCCGGTTCGTAGTCGTCGAGATCGATCGCCCGAAGGCTCCCGAGACGAATCCCGGTGTGCCAGAGTACTGCGATGATGACGTGCTCGCGGCTCGCTCGTTTGTATCGTTCGAGGTAGCTCAGGAGCTCCCGAGCGCGATCGTCCTCGAGCATGACGTCGCGGGCCTCGTCATCGCGGTCGACGTCGGGCAGCTTCACGCGCTCGCGCATTCCCGGTTCAACGGCGTCGATCGACGCGCAGAACTCGAGGAACACGCGGAGCGTCGCCAACTGCCCGCGAAGGGTGACGACGTTCACATCTTGCTGCCGCCAGACGCGGTAGCGGTGGAGATCGCGCCCGCTGAGGTCGTTGAGGTTATCGATCCCGACCTCGTTGCACCACTCGACGAAGGCGTTGAGCCGGTACTTGTGATTCTGCAGCGTCTTCCGGCTTACCTCGAGTTCTCGGTGTGCGACATAGAGATCGACCGCCTCCTGGGGCGTGATCGGCTCGAGGTCGTCGTTCACGTCGATCCCTCCCGATCGCTGATCGCCTGTCGCACCATCTCCTCGTCGGCAACTCTCTTCGTGTCGCGATCGTCGTTCCACTCGGTCGGGACGAACTTGATGCGACTAACCTGGTGAGGCGGCAGGTATCCGCTATCGCCGCACCATTCACGGTAGTACAGCCAACCGGAGTCTCGCAACTTGACGTCCGCGACGTAGACGAGACTGTCTCGCGTCTCAACCAGCGCAGGCTTTTGTTCGATGGTCAGATTCTGGGGATCGACATGATCCACAGCAAATTGCTGGGTGATACCGCCGTCAGCCAGAAGCTTCGCATTCTCACCTCTCTCATACTGTTTCTCGAGTTTGTCCGCGCAGTCGTGACAAACGTAGCCGTCAGGAGTGATCACCTCTTTCCACCCGCTGCATCCGGGCGTATCGCAGGTGTAGAGGTTTGAACCGCCGTCACACCGAATCCGCGCACAGTCCTTACAGACCGGCTCGCTGCGGCGTGCGTCGTACCCGTCCACTTCAGCGCTGCAGGCGCAGCGAACGTCAGAACTATTCGGACGCGATGCCTCTTGTCGTACGTGGGGGACTGGCCCCACACTGGTTCCGTGGATCATGCTTGTTCAACGGAGCTACCTTCTGGGCGGCGTGGCAGCGCCGCCCGGCCTCACGTACCAACAAGAGTCATCTTCACCCGAGTTGATAGCTCCGCATTCCTACCTGTGAGCCACTATTGCATAAATGCAATGGTTGACCGATTTAGGTCAGTAATCTAATTCACAAGAAATCCATGAGAGATAGGTGAGTACGTGCTGAAGTGGGGAGTAATGAGGCAATCGGGAACTTGGATGACGATCTGGGACGACCGAATTCTCGAAATAATTCGGCAAGAAGGCGCAAAACCCGTTGGCGAGCTAGTGAAAGAAGAAGGCCTACGAATATCTCATTCTTCTGTCTCTCGTCGTTGTCAGAAACTTGCCGATCACGACTTGCTCACACCTCTTGGGAACGGAGTTTACACCATCACAGACAGAGGAAAAGCGTATCTCGATGAGGAGTATGACGCTGAAAACGAGGTGTATCTCGATGGGAACGATTCTACAGATGGTCCATCAGCTAAGGAGGTCTCAGAGACATGACGAGCCGGAAATCAGCTCGCTGGATGTGTACGCTTGATGAGCGTATTCTTGAGCACCTCGAAGAAGACTCGTGGTCAACGCCTCGGCATATATCTCGAGTGATGAAGTTCGATGCCTCGCGTAGACGGGTCGCTGAACGATGTCAGATGCTTGCGCAAGTAGGATTGATCGCCCCTATCTTTGAAGAGAGCAATATGTATGAAATCACCAGCGAAGGCCAGCAATATCTTGAAGGTAGGCTTGATGTGGAGCACAGGCCAAAGCCAACAACTCGAGCACTTCAGGGCTAACCAAATTATACTACAACCACACCTCTTACTATCCCCTCGGATAAAGTAAAGATAGATGAAGATCGTGTCAAGCTACATTTCGGAAATAACTGGTGTTCTAGTGATTCTTTTACTAGCACCACTTGGCGTAGTGCTGTTTTCTGGAGCTGAGAACTTATATTATGGCGACGCTGAAGCAGCTAGTGATTATGCATCTTTCGCATCCGGGATCGCGACGATAATCCTCGTTATTATCACGGGTTTCTATTCTGTCCAGACAAAGAAGCAGGCAAATTCCGCTGAAAGAGCAAGAGAACAACGAGATTATCGTGAAAAGATAGAACAATTTAGAAGGAAACAAAGCCTTAGAAAAGCTCTTAAGGAAGAAATTGACCGTACTGTAACCATTGGTGGAGGTGAGTCCGCTGAGTTGGTAGCAGGAATGAGAAAACCCGTACCGAGAAGCATGTACGATGAAAATGCCCACCAAATTGGACTACTATCTGATGAAGAGGTAGGAGCGATCGTTGAGTACTACAACGTAGCATCCACGATCGAAGAGATGGCTCATATTCATAGGAGTTCTGACGACGAACATCTTACAGCCATATCAAGATTATTAGAGCTGCTCGAAGAGAAGCAGACCGAAGCAAGCGATAAAATCACAGAAAAGATGGAACACGCTGAACCTCCGCAGAATCCACTAGATAATTAGCGGGTTCGAAGATGTCTTAGATAACGGGTGCGGACTTCCTTCATAAGACGTTGACCCTTCTCATATTCTCCAACACC contains:
- a CDS encoding tyrosine-type recombinase/integrase, which translates into the protein MNDDLEPITPQEAVDLYVAHRELEVSRKTLQNHKYRLNAFVEWCNEVGIDNLNDLSGRDLHRYRVWRQQDVNVVTLRGQLATLRVFLEFCASIDAVEPGMRERVKLPDVDRDDEARDVMLEDDRARELLSYLERYKRASREHVIIAVLWHTGIRLGSLRAIDLDDYEPDEQCVWLRHRPDTDTPLKNQGPAERPLALDDYYCDIVDEYIRFHRHDVVDEHGREPLVTSDRGRLSSGQVRSEVYRLTQPCLYHECPHDRDPEDCEARMYGHYSTCPSSLSPHAIRRGSITYQLREDVPEEIVSDRCDVSSDILDRHYDRRTDREKMEQRRDFITDI
- a CDS encoding helix-turn-helix domain-containing protein, whose amino-acid sequence is MRQSGTWMTIWDDRILEIIRQEGAKPVGELVKEEGLRISHSSVSRRCQKLADHDLLTPLGNGVYTITDRGKAYLDEEYDAENEVYLDGNDSTDGPSAKEVSET